A single bacterium DNA region contains:
- a CDS encoding response regulator transcription factor, translating into MSKEKILIVEDDKNISKLIKYNLEKAGYACSIAAGGEAVPGILEKEPFVLVILDIMLPGMDGFEVCRLIKKDDRFKNIPVIMLTAKGEEVDRVVGFELGADDYIVKPFSPRELVLRIKAILKRTMPEEIKKDVLDAGNICMDITRHKVTINQKEVELTPLEFKLLATLIQRRGRLQSRDGLLQDVWNFDSEVDTRTIDTHIKRLREKLGKSGNMIETIRGMGYRFKEE; encoded by the coding sequence ATGTCAAAAGAAAAAATACTCATAGTGGAAGATGATAAAAATATTTCCAAATTAATTAAATATAACCTTGAAAAAGCGGGTTATGCCTGCAGCATAGCGGCGGGCGGCGAGGCTGTCCCCGGGATTTTAGAAAAAGAACCGTTTGTCCTTGTTATACTTGACATTATGCTTCCCGGAATGGATGGTTTTGAAGTGTGCCGGCTGATAAAAAAAGATGATAGATTTAAAAACATACCTGTAATAATGCTCACAGCCAAAGGTGAAGAGGTTGACAGGGTGGTAGGTTTTGAATTGGGTGCGGATGATTATATTGTCAAACCTTTCAGCCCGCGTGAGCTTGTTTTAAGAATAAAAGCCATCTTAAAAAGAACCATGCCGGAGGAAATCAAAAAAGATGTCCTCGATGCAGGAAATATCTGCATGGATATAACCAGGCACAAGGTTACAATTAACCAGAAAGAGGTTGAACTTACGCCTCTGGAATTCAAATTACTTGCCACTCTTATACAAAGGCGGGGCAGGCTCCAGTCAAGGGATGGTTTATTGCAAGACGTGTGGAATTTTGATTCAGAGGTTGATACCCGCACTATTGACACTCATATAAAGCGTTTGAGGGAAAAGCTGGGTAAATCCGGAAATATGATTGAGACTATAAGAGGAATGGGGTATAGGTTCAAGGAAGAATAA
- the pnpS gene encoding two-component system histidine kinase PnpS, which translates to MIIYIIFVIIISILLLKLSKANRLIQKLKFLSRETELKLNKQIEISSIDKAKLEAVLSSMVEGVLVVDRKREILLINPSLRKTLIIELPPEGKRPLEVISNISVHDIVLKTLEEQKLISEEISLNLPEEKFFLINSVPVIKDKETEGAILVFHDITEIKRLEKIRSEFVANVSHELRTPLSSIKGYAETLLDGAIGDKKNLRDFIEIIHHDSDRLAKLIDDLLDLSKIESGRMKITLEIVDISDIAKQTISILDNQAKRKSISINVDIPQGLPKAAADGKRLSQVFLNLLDNAVKYTPEGGSVKISASSKEKFIQVNVSDTGIGIPKEAIPRIFERFYRVDRARSRDLGGTGLGLSIVKHIVQAHGGEVWVKSELGRGSIFGFSVPQAYYGIP; encoded by the coding sequence ATGATAATTTATATAATTTTTGTAATTATTATTTCCATCCTCCTTTTGAAACTCTCCAAGGCAAACCGGCTTATCCAAAAATTAAAATTTTTGTCACGGGAAACAGAATTAAAATTAAATAAACAGATAGAGATTAGTTCCATTGACAAGGCGAAACTCGAAGCGGTATTGTCGAGTATGGTTGAAGGTGTGCTTGTTGTTGACAGGAAAAGAGAAATTTTGCTGATTAACCCGTCGCTGAGAAAAACCCTTATAATAGAACTCCCGCCTGAGGGTAAAAGGCCGTTAGAGGTTATTTCAAATATTTCCGTTCATGATATTGTATTGAAAACGCTGGAGGAACAAAAGTTAATTTCTGAGGAAATATCGCTTAACCTGCCGGAAGAAAAATTTTTCCTGATTAACAGCGTTCCTGTAATTAAAGATAAAGAAACAGAAGGGGCAATTTTAGTCTTTCATGATATTACTGAGATAAAACGTTTGGAGAAAATCCGCAGTGAGTTTGTAGCCAACGTGTCTCATGAATTGCGGACCCCTTTATCAAGCATAAAAGGTTACGCCGAGACCCTTCTGGACGGGGCGATCGGTGACAAAAAGAACCTGCGCGATTTTATTGAGATAATCCATCATGACAGCGACCGCCTTGCGAAATTAATCGATGATTTGCTGGATTTGTCAAAAATAGAATCGGGAAGGATGAAAATTACGCTTGAAATAGTTGATATTTCGGACATAGCGAAACAAACCATCTCAATTTTGGATAACCAGGCAAAAAGAAAATCCATTTCAATAAATGTGGACATTCCACAAGGCCTGCCAAAGGCGGCAGCGGATGGTAAACGCCTTTCCCAGGTTTTTTTGAACCTTCTCGATAACGCGGTAAAATACACGCCTGAAGGAGGTTCGGTAAAAATCAGCGCTTCTTCAAAAGAAAAATTTATTCAAGTCAATGTGTCTGACACAGGGATTGGAATTCCAAAAGAGGCCATTCCGAGAATTTTTGAAAGATTTTACCGCGTTGACAGGGCCCGCTCCCGCGATCTGGGCGGGACCGGTCTCGGTCTTTCCATCGTCAAGCACATCGTCCAGGCCCATGGCGGAGAGGTATGGGTGAAATCCGAGTTGGGCAGGGGATCCATATTCGGTTTTAGTGTTCCGCAGGCGTATTACGGTATTCCTTGA